A region from the Drosophila takahashii strain IR98-3 E-12201 chromosome 2L, DtakHiC1v2, whole genome shotgun sequence genome encodes:
- the Prosbeta4R2 gene encoding probable proteasome subunit beta type-2: protein MAMETILGIKGPDFVMLASDTMQAKSLVFMKDDQSKIHRLSDFNMMAMVGDGGDSIQFTDFISKNMHLYKIAHGYHLSAKASAHFTRKTLADYIRTNTRYQVAMLLAGYDAVEGPDLHYIDTYGAAQSINHAGHGWGSMFCGSILQRFWHSKISQTDAYSLMRKCVLEIQRRLIINQRNFEVFVVDSKGMRKMEAINPGSLSRESISLTW, encoded by the exons ATGGCGATGGAAACTATTTTGGGGATCAAGGGACCCGACTTTGTGATGCTGGCCTCGGACACAATGCAGGCCAAGTCACTGGTCTTCATGAAGGATg ATCAGTCAAAGATACACCGACTCTCGGACTTCAATATGATGGCCATGGTGGGAGACGGAGGCGATTCGATTCAGTTCACGGACTTCATCTCAAAGAACATGCACCTGTACAAGATTGCCCATGGATACCACCTGAGTGCCAAGGCGTCGGCCCACTTCACCCGGAAGACACTGGCGGATTACATAAGGACCAATACGAGGTACCAGGTGGCCATGCTGTTGGCGGGATATGATGCCGTCGAGGGTCCTGACCTCCACTACATTGACACCTACGGCGCAGCTCAGTCCATCAATCATGCCGGACATGGATGGGGAAGCATGTTCTGCGGCAGCATTCTGCAGCGGTTCTGGCACTCGAAGATCAGCCAAACGGATGCCTACTCCCTGATGCGGAAGTGCGTCCTGGAGATCCAGAGGCGTCTGATCATCAACCAGCGAAATTTCGAGGTCTTCGTGGTGGACAGCAAGGGAATGCGCAAGATGGAGGCCATCAATCCGGGATCTCTCAGCAGGGAGTCGATTAGCCTGACTTGGTAG
- the LOC108063953 gene encoding odorant receptor 23a-like, with protein sequence MKLSKNFKIDYFRNQLVAWRICGALHLSEGNYKSWTSALCIFIFLPVPMLMMVLFSFDDPLENNFNLSLAIVSMANLLKYSLYVTQLSKLDGIQTLIGQLDDRVSGKDQILRHESMTKHMQRMSKLVLISYAFVLVSAAVPFIFESGRTLPLPMWFPFEWKNSIIAYTGALTFQEIGMFFHVLQNYPGDSFPPITLFLVSEQCQLLIQRISSIGYRSRNLKNNERDLVNCIRDQNTLYSLLDLTQSMISYPMMVQFLVTGINMAVILFGLIFYVEHLSDRAYYVCILFALMVQTYPLCYYGTVVQESFADLHYAVFCSNWVDQSATYRGYMLIIGERTKRQQLLLAGNLVPIHLSTFVACLKGAYSFFTLMADRDGQ encoded by the exons ATGAAACTCAGCAAGAACTTCAAGATCGACTATTTTCGCAACCAGTTGGTGGCCTGGCGAATCTGTGGGGCCTTGCATCTCAGCGAGGGTAACTACAAGAGTTGGACCTCCGCTTTGTGCATCTTCATTTTCCTGCCGGTACCCATGTTAATGATGGTGCTGTTCAGTTTCGACGACCCCTTGGAAAATAACTTCAACCTCAGCCTAGCTATTGTATCAATGGCCAATCTCCTAAAGTATTCTCTGTACGTAACGCAGCTAAGCAAACTGGACGGGATTCAGACCCTTATTGGCCAGCTGGATGACCGGGTATCGGGAAAGGATCAGATACTTCGGCACGAAAGCATGACAAAGCATATGCAAAGGATGTCCAAGCTTGTTCTGATCTCATATGCCTTTGTACTTGTCAGCGCGGCGGTTCCTTTTATTTTCGAAAGTGGGCGCACACTGCCCTTACCCATGTGGTTTCCTTTCGAATGGAAAAATTCCATAATTGCCTATACTGGAGCTTTGACTTTTCAAGAGATCGGGATGTTCTTTCATGTTCTGCAGAATTATCCAGGCGACTCCTTTCCTCCAATAACATTGTTTCTGGTGTCCGAGCAATGTCAACTACTTATCCAAAGGATTTCCAGCATTGGCTATCGTTCAAGGAATCTGAAAAATAATGAACGGGACCTTGTAAACTGCATCAGGGACCAAAACACGCTCTACAG CTTACTGGATTTGACACAAAGCATGATTTCCTACCCCATGATGGTTCAGTTCTTAGTGACTGGAATTAATATGGCAGTGATTTTGTTTGGCCTGATATTCTATGTGGAGCACTTATCGGATCGGGCTTACTACGTCTGCATTTTGTTTGCCCTTATGGTGCAGACTTATCCTTTGTGCTACTATGGAACCGTTGTGCAGGAGAGCTTTGCGGATCTCCATTACGCAGTGTTCTGTAGCAACTGGGTGGACCAGAGTGCCACCTATCGAGGGTATATGCTGATCATTGGGGAACGCACGAAGCGGCAGCAACTCCTTCTCGCCGGCAACCTGGTGCCCATACACCTGAGCACCTTTGTGGCATGCTTGAAGGGGGCATACTCCTTCTTTACCCTCATGGCCGACAGAGATGGTCAGTAA
- the LOC108063984 gene encoding odorant receptor 23a-like has translation MKLSKNFKIDYFRDQLLAWRIGGVIKLSEGNYWSWAMALNIFAFLQTPLYMKAMFTFENPIDNNYNLFLTITWLSTLSMFMMYVSKVNKMVDIHWLISKLDARVSGDDQILQRRKMTKHLQIMSKVFLVSYGIVFINASMAFFLRSERSLPLPMWIPFDWKNSMVAYIGALVYQITGLFVNILHNYSGDSFAPMALLLISEQCQILALRISSLGYRTKNWKKNERDLVDCIKDQNTLYRLLDVVHSMISYPILIQFVVIGISIAVTLFGLIFYIQTLLERIFYGSILVGLTLQIFPICYYGTKVEESFANLHYAVFCSNWVGQSPKYRGYMLILQERTKRQQILLAGDVVPIHLSTFVACWNGAYSFFTLMTHRSGLGS, from the exons ATGAAACTCAGTAAGAACTTTAAGATCGACTATTTTCGCGACCAGTTGCTAGCCTGGCGGATCGGTGGAGTCATAAAACTCAGCGAGGGAAATTACTGGAGTTGGGCGATGGCTTTGAACATATTTGCCTTCCTGCAGACGCCCTTGTATATGAAGGCTATGTTCACCTTTGAAAATCCGATAGATAATAACTACAATTTATTCCTGACCATCACCTGGCTGTCCACTCTTTCGATGTTTATGATGTACGTTTCCAAAGTTAATAAGATGGTGGACATTCATTGGCTTATATCCAAGCTGGATGCCCGGGTATCAGGCGATGACCAGATATTGCAGCGCAGGAAAATGACCAAGCACCTGCAAATAATGTCCAAGGTTTTCCTGGTCTCCTATGGCATCGTCTTCATCAACGCGTCGATGGCTTTTTTCCTTAGAAGTGAGCGCAGCTTACCGCTCCCCATGTGGATTCCATTCGACTGGAAAAACTCAATGGTAGCGTATATCGGGGCCTTGGTCTACCAGATCACCGGACTTTTTGTTAATATTCTCCATAACTATTCCGGGGACTCCTTTGCTCCCATGGCCTTGCTCCTAATTTCGGAGCAATGCCAGATTCTGGCCCTGCGGATCTCCAGCCTAGGATATCGCACAAAGAATTGGAAAAAGAATGAACGGGATCTTGTCGACTGCATCAAGGACCAAAACACGCTCTACAG ATTACTCGACGTGGTACATAGCATGATATCGTATCCAATATTGATACAATTCGTTGTCATTGGCATTAGTATCGCCGTGACACTGTTTGgcctaatattttatatcCAGACCTTGTTGGAACGTATTTTCTACGGCAGCATCCTGGTGGGCCTGACCTTGCAGATATTTCCAATATGCTATTACGGAACCAAGGTGGAGGAGAGCTTTGCTAACCTCCACTACGCGGTATTCTGCAGCAATTGGGTGGGCCAGAGTCCCAAATATCGGGGGTACATGCTCATCCTGCAGGAGCGAACGAAGCGACAGCAGATCCTCCTCGCCGGCGACGTGGTGCCCATCCACTTGAGCACCTTTGTGGCCTGTTGGAATGGAGCCTACTCCTTCTTTACACTAATGACGCACAGAAGTGGCCTGGGCTCGTGA
- the LOC108063951 gene encoding odorant receptor 23a-like, with translation MKLSKNFKIDYFRNQLLAWRICGALHLSEGNYKSWATVSCIFIFLPVPMLMMVLFSFDDPLENNFSFSLAIVAMANFLKYSLYVPQLSKLDEIQMLIGQLDDRVSGKDQILRHGRIIQHMQRMSKLVLISYASGLISAAVPFIFESGRTMPLPMWLPFEWKDSIIAYTGALAFQEIAMFFHVVQNYAGDSFPPIALFMVSEQCQLLIQRISSIGYRFKNLKKNERDLVNCIRDQNTLYSLLELVQSMISYPMMVQFLVTGINIAVTLFGLIFYVVHLSDRIYYVCVLFALMVQTYPLCYYGTVVQESFAELHYAVFCSNWVDQSATYRGYMLIIGERTKRQQLLLAGNLVPIHLSTFLACLKGAYSFFTLMANRDGQTAF, from the exons ATGAAACTCAGCAAGAACTTCAAGATCGACTATTTTCGCAACCAGTTGCTGGCCTGGCGAATCTGTGGGGCCTTACATCTCAGCGAGGGTAACTACAAGAGTTGGGCCACCGTTTCGTGCATCTTCATTTTCCTGCCAGTACCCATGTTAATGATGGTGCTGTTCAGCTTCGATGATCCGTTGGAAAATAACTTCAGTTTCAGCCTGGCTATCGTGGCAATGGCCAATTTCCTAAAGTATTCTCTGTACGTTCCACAACTAAGCAAACTGGACGAAATTCAGATGCTTATTGGCCAGCTGGATGACCGGGTATCGGGAAAGGATCAGATACTTCGGCATGGAAGAATTATCCAGCACATGCAAAGGATGTCCAAGCTTGTTCTGATCTCATATGCCTCTGGGCTTATCAGCGCGGCAGTTCCTTTTATTTTCGAAAGTGGGCGCACCATGCCCTTACCCATGTGGCTTCCTTTCGAATGGAAAGATTCCATAATTGCCTATACTGGAGCCTTGGCCTTTCAAGAGATCGCGATGTTCTTTCATGTTGTGCAGAATTATGCAGGCGACTCCTTTCCTCCAATAGCATTGTTCATGGTGTCCGAGCAATGTCAACTACTGATCCAAAGGATTTCCAGCATAGGTTATCGTTTTAAGAATCTGAAAAAGAATGAACGGGACCTCGTAAACTGCATTAGGGACCAAAACACGCTCTACAG CTTGCTGGAATTGGTCCAATCCATGATTTCCTATCCGATGATGGTTCAGTTCTTAGTGACTGGCATTAATATCGCAGTTACCTTGTTTGGACTGATATTTTATGTGGTGCACTTATCGGATCGGATTTACTACGTATGTGTTCTCTTCGCACTTATGGTGCAGACTTATCCTTTGTGCTACTATGGAACAGTTGTGCAGGAGAGCTTTGCGGAGCTCCATTACGCAGTGTTCTGTAGCAACTGGGTGGACCAGAGTGCCACCTATCGAGGGTATATGCTGATCATTGGGGAACGCACGAAGCGGCAGCAACTCCTTCTCGCCGGCAACCTGGTGCCCATACACCTGAGCACCTTTTTGGCATGCTTGAAGGGGGCATACTCCTTCTTCACCCTGATGGCCAACCGAGATGGTCAGACCGCTTTTTAA
- the LOC108063982 gene encoding odorant receptor 23a-like → MKLAEILRMDYFRYQLLAWRFSGSFELSEGNYLSLALFWNIVVYLPTPMAMAAMFSFDDPLENNYNFIMSITSQSNLVKFLLYVTQLTKLIEIQRIIEQLDARVTGMNQLLRHEKMSKHMQRMSRLFVITYGIVFINAAVPFIFETERSLPLPMWFPFDWRNSTVAYIAALALQEIGILFQIIINCAADSFPPLALFLVTEQGRLLSLRISQIGYGPSTLKENEQDLVKCIEDQNMLYGLLDLIQAIISYPMMVQFLAIGINIATNLFGLVFYVESLYDRLLYVCYLVALIVETFPLCYYGTKVEESFAELHYAVFCSNWVEQSAQYRGFMLILEERTKRQQLLLAGNLVPIHLSTFVACLKGSYSFFTLMVNRSGRGS, encoded by the exons ATGAAACTCGCCGAAATCCTCAGGATGGACTACTTTCGTTACCAACTACTCGCCTGGCGATTCAGTGGCTCCTTTGAACTCAGCGAGGGAAACTACTTGAGCTTGGCCTTATTTTGGAACATCGTCGTGTATTTGCCAACGCCTATGGCAATGGCCGCGATGTTTAGCTTCGATGATCCTTTGGAGAATAACTACAACTTCATCATGTCGATCACATCGCAGTCCAATCTGGTTAAGTTCCTGCTGTACGTGACCCAACTGACCAAATTGATCGAGATTCAGAGGATCATTGAACAGCTGGACGCCCGGGTTACCGGGATGAATCAGTTGCTGCGGCACGAAAAGATGTCCAAGCACATGCAAAGGATGTCTAGGTTATTCGTGATCACATATggtattgtgtttatcaatgcAGCGGTTCCTTTTATTTTCGAAACTGAGCGCAGCCTGCCTTTGCCCATGTGGTTCCCCTTCGACTGGAGAAACTCAACGGTTGCCTACATCGCAGCTTTAGCTCTTCAGGAAATCGGAATTTTGTTCCAGATCATTATAAATTGTGCAGCTGACTCCTTTCCTCCCTTGGCCTTGTTCCTGGTTACGGAGCAAGGCCGCCTGCTGAGCCTAAGGATCTCTCAAATAGGATATGGTCCAAGTACTCTGAAAGAGAATGAGCAGGACCTCGTCAAGTGCATTGAGGACCAAAACATGCTATACGG CTTACTAGATTTGATCCAAGCAATTATTTCCTACCCCATGATGGTGCAGTTTCTGGCTATTGGTATTAATATCGCGACTAACTTGTTTGGCCTGGTATTCTATGTGGAGAGCCTCTATGATCGCCTTCTCTACGTGTGCTATCTGGTGGCCCTCATCGTAGAGACATTTCCGCTTTGCTATTATGGAACAAAGGTGGAGGAGAGCTTTGCGGAGCTCCACTACGCCGTGTTTTGCAGCAACTGGGTGGAGCAGAGTGCCCAATATCGAGGGTTCATGCTGATCCTGGAGGAGCGCACAAAGAGacagcagctcctcctcgcCGGCAACCTGGTGCCCATACACCTAAGCACCTTTGTGGCATGTTTGAAGGGATCTTACTCCTTCTTCACCCTGATGGTCAACAGAAGCGGCAGGGGATCTTAA
- the Prosbeta4R1 gene encoding probable proteasome subunit beta type-2 produces the protein MSQIQIHSWKIFKMETILGIKGIDFVILASDTMKAKSVMWLDDDKSKIHRLTNYSMLSAVGDGGDCLQFSDFILRNLDLYKVANGYDLTVRGAVHFIRTNLSAYLRSNVKYQVSMLVGGFDPTTGPDLTYIDHLGNAVPIRFGGHGCGINFCTPIFEHFYNPQLDMRTAYSIIEKCVLEIQKRFVVNLRNFDVFMISREGITKMNPINQQSLRSRIMDNAPTKR, from the exons ATGAGTCAAATTCAAATACATagctggaaaatatttaaaatggagACGATTTTGGGCATTAAGGGAATTGATTTCGTTATTCTGGCctcagataccatgaaagcaAAGTCTGTGATGTGGTTGGATGATG ACAAATCGAAGATCCACCGTCTGACAAACTATTCCATGCTGTCCGCGGTGGGCGACGGCGGAGACTGCCTGCAGTTCTCGGACTTCATACTCCGCAACCTGGATCTCTACAAAGTGGCCAACGGCTATGACTTGACTGTTCGCGGAGCGGTGCACTTCATCCGGACCAACTTGTCCGCCTATCTGCGCAGCAACGTCAAGTACCAGGTTTCCATGCTGGTCGGCGGATTCGATCCCACCACCGGTCCAGACTTGACCTACATCGACCACTTGGGCAACGCGGTGCCCATCCGATTCGGTGGCCACGGCTGTGGCATCAACTTTTGCACTCCCATTTTCGAGCATTTCTACAATCCACAGTTGGATATGCGCACCGCCTACAGTATAATCGAAAAATGTGTGCTCGAGATTCAAAAGCGATTCGTTGTCAATTTGCGCAACTTCGATGTGTTCATGATAAGCCGAGAGGGCATTACCAAGATGAATCCCATCAACCAGCAGTCTTTGAGGTCCCGAATAATGGACAATGCCCCGACAAAGAGATAA